In Candida orthopsilosis Co 90-125, chromosome 4 draft sequence, the genomic stretch tcaagttactcaaattgattcaattggagGGATATGAGAAATCAATCAAGGttgaattcatcattaGGAAGTTGTGTCTCTGTTTGGATTCGGAGATTATATTCACTACGTTGTCTGAAGtattacaacaacactaccatcaacaaccaccACAGAAAGCGAATCAAAAGACACAACCAGATCAAAACAACCGTCAAATTCGTCATAGTAGTGACAAACATGCCAAACATGATTTAGAAGTACAAGACCAATCTAATTTGGAATTTGCCAATGTATTAGTTGTCACTTTGAACAATATTCTCCTCACATCAAGTGAATTGTCACCCTtcagaaaaaaattgaaaaacttggaTTTGTCATCACTGAAGGATTGGTCACTATTTGCTAcattattcaaaagttggTGTTTCAATCCTCCTAGTGCCATTGCTCTTTGCTTACTAACATCAAATTATGAATTGTCATATCTcataatcaaaaatttgtcCGAATTGGAAGTCACATCTCAACTACTAACCCAATTGGATGTACTTATTCAGCTTTTGGAACTGCCgattttcatcaaattgagaTTGCAATTACTTGAGCCAGAGAATTATCCATTTTTGTACAAGACCCTATATGgaatattgatgattttacCACAATCAAGTACATTTATGACATTGAGGAATCGATTGACTGTTTGTGGGGTACAAGGGGTTTCAAGTGGTGGCGGTGCTAGTGCTAGTGGAAGTTCTGAAACCAAAGGTGAATTGTCATTGCGCAAAAAGAGGATCaatgaattgttggaaagGTTTAGAGAGATCAATAAGATTTAGTACAAGTGTAAGCTGTAAACAGTTAGCGAGTAAAGCTTTCATCAAAACTGTCTGTACAAGCATATAGGTTACAATGCTCACTTTAGAGAACAGAACTTTTGTTAGGAATCAGATCGAGTAAAGAGATGTATAAGTTCTacaacttttttttcatttcaaaacaaattagCAGTACCCATCTTTGATTGATCGAAGTTGTGATCGTTACGGTGCAAATTTCTAAAGCCCCTTAATATCACATCTTTAACTTCAATTAGAATAAGCAGCTCAGTCACCCAATCAATACACCTCAAAGTCTGGCAGTAAATTCACCCTTCTCCAAATATAGTTACAAATACCATGGATATTTCATCTAATCATGATCCTATTCTGTTTGTAAAGACCAGAAGGGATAATTCTGAAATAAATCTAACATATCCTTAAACAATGGACATTCAAGGGCCAATCCTTGCTATATAAGGTCAAATAATAGGCACCAAATCTAGGCAGAAAATAAACTTTTGGGAAAATGGAGTGAGTGTGGGATTTGCAGCACTAtttatactttttcaataacatAGAGGCTGGGATTTTTGGTAACACAGTTTCCCTTAGTGAACCAAATAAGCATGACTCTCTgaacaagaagagaagTGTGAACTGCATACCCTGTCATTACAAGGAAGGTTGAAAGGGGGTAGAGATCAACCTCTGGAAAACAATTCAGAGTTGCAATTAAATAAAACTTCAATCTCATCAATCTTATAACAATGTTTAAGTCTAATAAAACGTCAAGTCATTTTCCAAGCTATTATTTACAGATATGTAGATTCTCTTTAGAAACGATGCAATGCAAAATTCATTACAGATGTACGGCCTAATCATCTTTAATTCTTTCTAACACCAACGGATTTACCTTCTTTCAATCTGTTTTCAGTCAATGCAGCAATGATGGCTGCACCAACACCACTGCCATCTTCAGCTGGAACAATAACAATTGGAtcctctttcaaatcatctggccattgaaaaatatctCTTAAACTCTTTGCAGCTCTGGTTTTGAATTCAGGATATTTCTGATAAACTGATCCATCAGCAGCACAATGAGCAGTCTTGTAACCTCTTTTCTTGCAGATTGCTGCAATACCACAAACTGATAATCTTGCCGATCTTTCTCCTATCAATTCAGCAATACGACGAATCACTTTACGTTCAGCAACAGTGGTTTGAATACCCAATTGAGCTTGGAATAATTCGGCAACAtcttccaaattttcaaatggaTCTTCTTCTATCTTGGCTGGGAATGATGTGTCTAAAATGTATGGTTCgttcaatttatccaaaCTTTGTCCTTTAAAGATAAGGTGTCTTTCTTCAGTCAAGTCCAACAATACTAATCTCAAAAGTTCACCAAGATAATATCCTGAGTTcatcttttcaaatgattgttGGCCTGGTCTTGGGGATTCTTTATCAACTCTAACATCATATTTAGTTCTTGGAAGAACCACCAActcattatcaaaagatcCATATTCACAATTGATAGCCATTGGTGAATCCGGGTCCACATCATCAGCAGTTTTACcttccaattttggaatatcTTTGACAACATCGTAGTAAGCACCATTGACACCAGTTCCAAAAATCAATCCCAATTTGGCTTCTGGATCAGTATATCTTGATGCAACCAAAGTTCCCACAGTATCATTGATAATAGCCACTACTTTGATTGGAACACCAACTTTCTTTATAGCATCTTGCAACATTGGAGCAACATCTTTACCCTCAACTCCTTCAATTGCCCAACCTTTGGTCCATCTTTGCAATACGGCCTCAGTGATACTGTTTTGACTTGCAGGGTAACTAAATGTGAAACCCAAAGGTAATGGTTCTTTACAACCTTCTGGATAAAGGTcgtcaacaaattttttcaaacaatcaGCAATAAATGACCAAAGTTCTTCACTCTTGGCAGTTCTCATATGTTCTGGTAAGggaaattttgattgaGTGGTATCGAAATCTCTATTTCCACCCAATTTAACCAAAACAACTCTCAAGTTTGTTCCACCTAAATCAATGGCAATGTAATCACCTGTTTCTTCACCAGTGGGGTAATCCATAACCCAACCAGGAATCATAGGGATATTACCACCTTTCTTGGATAATCCTTTATCTAATTCAGTAATGAaatgatcaacaatttttctcAATGTTTCACCACTAACTGAAAATTCTTGTTCCAAGTCTTTCACCACCTTTAATAATTCTGGTGGAACATCTGTGAATGTACCTTTTCTATGTTGAGGAGGTTTGGGGCCTAAGTGAACCATTATTAATATAGAGTTACAAACGATTGCTAAAATTCGAGGAAAAGTAATACACCAACAGTGGGATTAATCTCTTTGCTTGTTAAATGAGTATGTAAAGTGAGGGCTTGATATCGAATTAAAGATCAGTATTTGAGACTGAGCTTTTACGCAATTGAATGGAAGTTGGAGTATTTATAtggatgaaaaattgtagttgataatttttttcaatctcaacaacaaaacacaaatcGGAACAACTCAAGTCCGAATTGTGCAAAAGTACACACACATACATTATATCTACAGATCATCTGATCACTTATCATTGTAGATCTATATTATGTATACGGGCTTAATTTGAAACCATGTAACatgttttttgttgatacaTGACCAAATACTTTAACTTGTTGCACACCTGAAGCTTATAACGGGTAACCTACTTCCAATGCATATTATGCTGTTGTAGAATTCATTGTATTCTCGGAAAAACATCATTCTCAAATCCTCCAACACTTTACACctacaaaagaaaaaagaaactaaAAAGCGGATTTGTGTGATGTGTAAATTCTCGGATTAATTTTACTTTTTACATATTTAGTCAATTACTAGAAAGACTATTATAAACTGTTGCatataaatatatatactttTCCAGATAAATAGGGGTGATCTTAATAGTAAACCTCACTTAATTGAGTAATAAATATACTGTGCCCCACCGGGGAAAGAACTTCTTGATGTTAATAACTACTAGAACAATACATGTTTTTCTATCATCTCATGAAGTGGGCCTCATACGTGACTGCTTCAGTAACTATATGTGCATTCGTGTATTATGCAGGTAAGATTCCATACGAAAAGTGTTCCAGCACTTTCATCCAATGAATTCCCCATgggaaaacaaaataatgGAAACTGGAATACACAAACACGGCAACATTGTTTCTCCACTATAATCGCGTATCTTGGCTTTTTTTTGCACATCATATCGGAGTACATTCGTCctgtttttcaaaatctcaCCAGTCTTATCCGACAGCAAGGACTTGTCCAATTGTCTTGTTCATTCACCCCATTACGTTGTATCTTTGTTACCACTACACTCCTTCATTGCATCCCCTAATCCACGCAAGTCCTGTTTCACTTGTTGAACATACctattgatttcatcaaacacCTCCTTGTTGTATATTGTTTGACTCTGAAAGTCGGTCTCATCTTCAGAGTCGTATTCTTCGTCATTGGCTGCAAAAAACTTGTCAACCTTTTCCTGCTCTTCTGTAGTCAACATCAACTCTTTACTTGATTCAATACTTCCTTCCCCGGTATCTCTTTGTTCATTTTCGTTCACATGTGAGTCTTGTGCCGAGCTTTCACTCTTTGACGACTTTGTAGCTTCGTCATGAGAGCCTTCTGCTTTGCTTGCTATTTCGGCAGTCTTTAACTGGTATAACTGTTGCTTTTGTACCTCGTTGGTGTTTGTATCCTCAATTTGTAGGGCTGACATGGTTTGTAGTAGGTGGTCCTGCAGTTCTTTCAACTTGGCCAATTGCTGGATGTATTTTTCGTTAAATAAGGTATCTCTTACTTTGGAGTCCTCTGCCATTCGTTTGACATCGtccaaaacatcaatttgGGTCCATAGTTTGTCCAGATAAGTGACACTCGGTTTGGCACTGGggatttgatcaatacTTTGAAGACTTTGGTTGTCAATGTTCGCAATATATGCATCTGAAGTGGTATTGGTATTGGTTCTGGATAGTCTATATGCACTAGCAGCTCCTGATCGGGAATTGGTCTTTGATATGTTGTTATTTGGAAGAAAGTACTGGGGCGAtatgtttgatgaaaatgacgTTGAGTATGAGTGTTGCGACTTCGGCACGGTCAAATTATTGGACTTGGTGGGTTTGATGTTGGCATTCATCTTCGCATACTATGCTCCATACGGATGGGGTTTATCAAGTTAAAAATACGAAgtgttttttgtttcttgtttggCGCACCactcttcaattttgccaaaagTCAATAATCCTAGTCAATGCATGAGCGACCTAGCAATAGGAAGTGGCGCTAGCCCTATaattgatatcaatgaGACTCTTGTATTAGATTCATTCGATGGTTCGGAGCCAATATGCGCCTCATctattcaaaatcattcGACAACCCGTCCGACCAAAGCTCCATGGAAGAAATTGCTATACTTGAAACAACCGTACCCAGACAACTACACCGATGTTTCGTTTTTatcacaattgaaaagaaacacCACTGTGGCTAAATACTCGTATTTTCAGTTGGTCGATGACTTCATTTTGATTGTGTTTTATATATCATGTATTTTGCTTGTGGACTTGATGTTCATTGGAATTTATGCCAAAGGTTGGGATCCTGTTATACCAACAGCTTTTAGCACAACCATGTGTGTGTTCATATATGGTCTTTTGCGTTACCATTACCTGCTCTCTTCAATTTCGAGATCCAACTTAAATCTTAAATCATTCGTTTTGATATCGTTCATGATCTTAATTGTTTCCCCTATACTCAAATCCTTAACAAAATCTACTTCATCTGATTCCATCTGGGCTATTTCGCTGATTTTATGCATCGTCAACTCGGTATTTTATGAATACTCCTCCACAAAAGTATACAAACCTACTATATCCACCAATATTTCAGTCAGTAATGCTATTGTATTGGCATCACGACTAAATTCAACGTCACAGGTGTTTGTGTTTATGCTATTTGCTGTCCAAGCTAACATATTACTACCATTATATGATGCAACTCTACGTCAAAACAGGAAGCTCAAATACCTACATTATGTTTCggctttttcaacttttatCTTGGTGGATTACTGGATTTACAAACTCGTCAACTACAAATTCCTACTTTATTGGCTTTTGTCGGTTTTTGTTGCCATGTTCTTGATGCCAGCGTATTTCTTATCCTTGCAGAGATACAAGAACGAATTACAAGGACCATGGGATATCGCAAAGCCAAAACTCAATAGAGAAGCCTATTAGAAGATTCCCCAAACATAACGTCAATATTTAAAcattatatatataaaaaaaaaaaaaaaaaaaaaaaaaaaaaaaaaaaaaaaaaaaaaaaaaaaaaaaaaaaaaaaaaaaaaaaaaaaaaaaaaaaaaaaaaaaaaaaaaaaaaaaaaaaaaaaaaaaaaaaaaaaaaaaaaaaaaaaaaaaaaaaaaaaaaaaaaaaaaaaaaaaaaaaaaaaaaaaaaaaaaaaaaaaaaaaaaaaaaaaaaaaaaaaaaaaaaaatatatatatatatatatatatatatatatatatatatccaTAAAACAAGCTAACTCTTATGCAGGAAATCTCTCATATAAACAAAtgcatcttcaacttcCATTTGCACCTCTTGAAGTGCTCTCAGTTCGGACCTTACCCCCAAAGACCAAATCAACCCATTCAACAAACCCGTTATCAGAACAATGGTGGTTGCAAATAGAAACAAGACTGATATCCAACCGGCAACGTTTGAAACAAATACAATCGCAACATGCATTCCAATCACTACTAGAATGGACAATATAAAATGAAGTTTTCTCCACCTGGCTTGAAATGGTATTGTGTACTTTCTGTAGTGATTTATTTCAGCAAGAAGCTCCTTATAAACGGCTTCCCTTTCAGCGGATAAATGATCCCCAACTTTGCTATCCAACCCTCTTGACTCTACTTTAAACTCTGCAAAGTATGCAAAGTGGTCTGAAAATGAACATCTTAACGGCGGGGGCAATGTTTCAGTAAACATTACTTTTGCATCCACTGGAACAATAAGGTTAGCATCTATTAGTGCATAATCCAATCGGCAAGCATCGGTCATGGGCCTTTCCTTTCTCCAAGTATTCAATCGCGAGTTGCACGTTACCCCTGCAACCGATATCTGTTCCTCTGGAGTCAATTTACCCAACTGTTGAGTGAGCACAACTATTTCCTCATGCAATACATTCCACGAATCACTCAATCCCccttcaattgtaaatatCTTATAAGGTAGTGACTCTGGTTTGGAGTTTAAATCACCTACTTGAATCACAGCATACCCTgcttttttcaacattctCACTATTTTGGCAAAATCCCACGCTTGACACGCTCTATGGGTTGAGTAGCTTGCATCACCATGGCCATAAGGTGCATGCATATGACTGTTTAGTAAAGCTATTGGCAAGCTTTCAGATCTATGCGATTGAAACATAGTGACAGCAATGCTTTTCCCAACATACCAATCACCCCTGAAAAATGCTGATGGACGCCCATTGATGGGAAAGCGATATAGGAAGGTTTCTGTAATGGGAATTTTCGATAAGACACATAACCCAGGACCACTAATTATACCGGCCTTGAAGAATCGTCTGAAAGGATATCTTTCCCTGCACACTTGATCCAAGTACTGCCAATCTTCCTCGCACCAAACTTCTTGCAAAGCAACAATGTCATAATCGTCGCTTGCATCTTCTGGGTTAGCTAACTTGTTGGCAATTGCCCGCAATCTTTGCTTTCTGTGTTTCGAAACTAATTTTAGGCCCCATGTGTTGAACGTAAGTAGTCGGATGGACTCTCTCTTGCCACTGTCGGTGACCATTCCACCAGGTCTTAAGATTGGGTGCGTGAGAGGTGGCGAAGAATGAATAGTTGTGAGTTGGAGTTAatcttcattgttgttgcgtCACAGAAATTTGTCAGCATGGTATAATTTGCGACACGACACTGAAGAGTTCTTCTTAGGAGAATGAGCCAGAAATGAAGTTTTACGTACAGGTGAAAAGATATCCTCCTCTAGAATTCAATGTTATGTCTTTCCGTGAAAGATAACCTTTCATCATAATCAGTAGTCAGTGAAATTGGTGCATAGTGATGTGCTGCTTGAAGATTGTCTTGCAGAAAATCACGTTGCGCGAAACTATTTTCAACATACTTAATtaatcatcaatgacaTCAGCTGCACCTGAAAATATACCAGTTCCTCCAAAGGAAGTTAAAGACATTATCGAAAAGTCTGTCCTGTATATCCAAAAGAACGGTAAAtcttttgaagaaagattATTGAAGAACAATAGGAACAGtcaattcaactttttaaAACCAGATGATGAGTTCCACCAATACTACGTATGGGCTCTACAGTCATACTCGAGCTCACTTGTAGATGATATAAAGGAAACAAAGACAGATAACACGAGTATTGGTGATATCGCCATACCGAAGCCAAGAGATTTGGAGTTTTTGATTGACAATTTCCCTAGTATATGTGAACGAGACTTACAGATCATCAAGACAACGGCTTTGTACATCTCTGTAAACGGGGAGGAAAAGATTAAAGGGCTTTTTAAACATGAAGAGGATTTGGGACGTCATGCACAATTTGACTTTCTTAAGCCACAACACTCGTTGCATACCTTATTTCAAACGTACGTCTCCCAGTATAAATCTGTGAGGCAAGCGTTTTCAGACCAATTCAACCCTGTAAGGAAAGATTTGTCAAATACTTTGGATGATGTGGGGAACACCAGTCTTGCAATT encodes the following:
- a CDS encoding Hxk2 hexokinase II; this encodes MVHLGPKPPQHRKGTFTDVPPELLKVVKDLEQEFSVSGETLRKIVDHFITELDKGLSKKGGNIPMIPGWVMDYPTGEETGDYIAIDLGGTNLRVVLVKLGGNRDFDTTQSKFPLPEHMRTAKSEELWSFIADCLKKFVDDLYPEGCKEPLPLGFTFSYPASQNSITEAVLQRWTKGWAIEGVEGKDVAPMLQDAIKKVGVPIKVVAIINDTVGTLVASRYTDPEAKLGLIFGTGVNGAYYDVVKDIPKLEGKTADDVDPDSPMAINCEYGSFDNELVVLPRTKYDVRVDKESPRPGQQSFEKMNSGYYLGELLRLVLLDLTEERHLIFKGQSLDKLNEPYILDTSFPAKIEEDPFENLEDVAELFQAQLGIQTTVAERKVIRRIAELIGERSARLSVCGIAAICKKRGYKTAHCAADGSVYQKYPEFKTRAAKSLRDIFQWPDDLKEDPIVIVPAEDGSGVGAAIIAALTENRLKEGKSVGVRKN
- a CDS encoding Gpi2 protein (S. cerevisiae homolog GPI2 has role in GPI biosynthetic process and localizes to glycosylphosphatidylinositol-N-acetylglucosaminyltransferase (GPI-GnT) complex), with product MSDLAIGSGASPIIDINETLVLDSFDGSEPICASSIQNHSTTRPTKAPWKKLLYLKQPYPDNYTDVSFLSQLKRNTTVAKYSYFQLVDDFILIVFYISCILLVDLMFIGIYAKGWDPVIPTAFSTTMCVFIYGLLRYHYSLSSISRSNLNLKSFVLISFMILIVSPILKSLTKSTSSDSIWAISSILCIVNSVFYEYSSTKVYKPTISTNISVSNAIVLASRLNSTSQVFVFMLFAVQANILLPLYDATLRQNRKLKYLHYVSAFSTFILVDYWIYKLVNYKFLLYWLLSVFVAMFLMPAYFLSLQRYKNELQGPWDIAKPKLNREAY
- a CDS encoding Isc1 phospholipase C (possible neutral sphingomyelinase) yields the protein MVTDSGKRESIRLLTFNTWGLKLVSKHRKQRLRAIANKLANPEDASDDYDIVALQEVWCEEDWQYLDQVCRERYPFRRFFKAGIISGPGLCVLSKIPITETFLYRFPINGRPSAFFRGDWYVGKSIAVTMFQSHRSESLPIALLNSHMHAPYGHGDASYSTHRACQAWDFAKIVRMLKKAGYAVIQVGDLNSKPESLPYKIFTIEGGLSDSWNVLHEEIVVLTQQLGKLTPEEQISVAGVTCNSRLNTWRKERPMTDACRLDYALIDANLIVPVDAKVMFTETLPPPLRCSFSDHFAYFAEFKVESRGLDSKVGDHLSAEREAVYKELLAEINHYRKYTIPFQARWRKLHFILSILVVIGMHVAIVFVSNVAGWISVLFLFATTIVSITGLLNGLIWSLGVRSESRALQEVQMEVEDAFVYMRDFSHKS